One window of the Oceanicaulis sp. genome contains the following:
- a CDS encoding MBL fold metallo-hydrolase, which translates to MRFAPLAALAAACLAAAPAFAQNEVEVETTDLGHGLFMLSTGMAGNVGISAGEDGVFMIDTQFERSAPALDAAQRAISGADVDLVLNTHLHGDHVRGNAYFAERGAVIIAHESVRPALENPVTSQLTGSTPDPLSGGYLPTVSVSDGDAVTMNGLTARLHHAPSAHTAGDIWVHWPEADVIHAGDLLFSGMFPYIDLDNGGTVEGMIAGIRAVAAAAGPETQIIPGHGPLSTREDLIASADMLEQARALVADMVEDGAGWEEVRSANPLAPFHEDWNWRFITTERMTWTLYRDITGETP; encoded by the coding sequence ATGCGCTTCGCCCCGCTCGCGGCCCTGGCGGCCGCCTGCCTCGCCGCGGCGCCGGCCTTCGCCCAGAACGAGGTCGAGGTGGAGACCACCGATCTCGGCCACGGGCTCTTCATGCTGTCCACCGGCATGGCCGGCAATGTCGGGATCAGCGCGGGCGAGGACGGGGTGTTCATGATCGACACCCAGTTCGAGCGCAGCGCGCCGGCGCTGGACGCCGCCCAGCGCGCGATCAGCGGCGCGGACGTCGATCTAGTCCTGAACACCCATCTTCACGGCGACCATGTGCGCGGCAACGCGTATTTCGCAGAGCGCGGCGCGGTGATCATCGCCCATGAAAGCGTGCGCCCGGCGCTTGAAAATCCCGTCACCTCGCAGCTCACCGGATCGACGCCGGACCCGCTGTCGGGCGGCTATCTGCCCACGGTCTCGGTGTCCGACGGCGACGCGGTGACGATGAACGGGCTGACCGCCCGGCTGCATCACGCGCCGTCCGCCCACACCGCAGGCGACATCTGGGTGCACTGGCCCGAAGCGGACGTCATCCACGCCGGCGATCTGCTGTTTTCGGGAATGTTTCCCTATATCGATCTCGACAATGGCGGCACGGTCGAAGGGATGATCGCCGGCATCCGTGCGGTCGCTGCGGCGGCCGGGCCGGAGACGCAGATCATTCCCGGCCACGGCCCGCTTTCCACCCGGGAGGACCTGATCGCCAGCGCCGACATGCTAGAACAGGCCCGCGCTCTGGTCGCGGACATGGTCGAAGACGGCGCAGGCTGGGAGGAGGTTCGCAGCGCGAATCCGCTCGCGCCCTTCCATGAGGACTGGAACTGGCGTTTCATCACGACCGAGCGCATGACCTGGACGCTGTACAGGGATATCACCGGTGAAACGCCGTAA
- the fabA gene encoding 3-hydroxyacyl-[acyl-carrier-protein] dehydratase FabA, translating into MTDRKNSYTYDDLIACGKGELFGAGNAQLPLPPMLMFDRITRIDDTGGAYEKGCIVAELDVDPDLWFFKCHFEGDPVMPGCLGLDAMWQLVGFYLGWSGGPGKGRALGVGEVKFTGQVPPTVKEVRYVIDIKRVIRRKLVLGIADGHVEADGTRIYTAKDMRVGLFQPEELKASEV; encoded by the coding sequence ATGACCGACCGCAAGAATTCATACACCTACGACGACCTGATCGCCTGCGGCAAAGGCGAGCTCTTCGGCGCGGGCAACGCCCAGCTGCCCTTGCCGCCGATGCTGATGTTCGACCGCATCACGCGGATCGACGACACCGGCGGCGCCTATGAGAAGGGCTGCATCGTCGCCGAACTCGACGTCGATCCCGACCTTTGGTTCTTCAAATGCCATTTCGAGGGCGACCCGGTGATGCCGGGCTGTCTGGGCCTTGATGCGATGTGGCAGCTCGTGGGCTTCTATCTCGGCTGGAGCGGCGGGCCGGGCAAGGGCCGCGCGCTGGGCGTGGGCGAGGTGAAGTTCACCGGTCAGGTGCCCCCGACGGTGAAGGAAGTGCGTTACGTCATCGACATCAAACGTGTGATCCGCAGAAAGCTTGTGCTCGGTATCGCCGACGGCCATGTGGAAGCGGACGGAACGCGCATCTACACCGCCAAGGACATGCGCGTGGGGCTGTTCCAGCCCGAGGAGTTGAAAGCGAGCGAGGTCTGA
- the gyrB gene encoding DNA topoisomerase (ATP-hydrolyzing) subunit B, whose protein sequence is MSENPNQEYGAESIKVLKGLDAVRKRPGMYIGDTDDGSGLHHMVYEVVDNAIDEALAGHCSQVTVTLHADGSASVTDDGRGIPTQIHKEEGVSAAQVIMTQLHAGGKFDQNSYKVSGGLHGVGVSVVNALSDWLDLTIWRNGREHFMRFRRGEPENGQDLAERGDAGGKKGTQVRFMPSEETFSDINFDRHRLQHRLRELAFLNSGVKIVLRDEREAEPVEEVMEYEGGVAAFVKHLDRTRSALFPEPVLIAGEREGVTVEAALQWNDGYHESVLCFTNNIPQRDGGTHLAGFRGALTRVINQYAATSGVAAKAKVAITGDDAREGLTCVLSVKVPDPKFSSQTKDKLVSSEVRPAVESAVYDTLSEWFEEHPAEAKAIVSKIVEAAAAREAARKARELTRRKSALDITSLPGKLADCQEKDPAKSELFIVEGDSAGGSAKQGRNRENQAVLPLRGKILNVERARFDKMLGSDQVGTLITALGAGIGRDQIDYDKLRYHKVVIMTDADVDGAHIRTLLLTFFYRQMPELIERGHLYIAQPPLFKVTRGKSERYLTDQTEMDNFLIEEGASEASLELDSGEVVSGQDLAERVKSARSVVLSLQRLAARAPVFALEAAALSGALHPDATQDQVDDAAARLARAADEGEDGWVGQLTPEGDIVFKREVRGVTETVVLDDTVLASPDAKRLSERARAIAGDYTGPASFNGRDGAVIVHTPADLVGAVQRSGAKGLKIQRYKGLGEMNPDQLWETTLDPEARTLLKVSVSEADTADELFSKLMGDVVEPRRDFIQEFALEAEVDV, encoded by the coding sequence ATGTCTGAGAACCCGAATCAGGAATACGGCGCGGAGTCCATCAAGGTCCTCAAAGGGCTGGACGCCGTGCGCAAGCGCCCCGGCATGTATATCGGCGACACCGACGACGGCTCGGGTCTCCATCACATGGTCTACGAGGTGGTCGACAACGCCATCGACGAGGCTCTGGCCGGCCATTGCTCGCAGGTCACCGTGACGCTGCACGCGGACGGCTCGGCGAGCGTGACCGACGACGGGCGCGGCATCCCCACCCAGATCCACAAGGAAGAGGGCGTGTCTGCGGCGCAGGTCATCATGACCCAGCTGCACGCGGGCGGGAAATTCGACCAGAACTCCTACAAGGTCTCCGGCGGCCTTCACGGCGTGGGCGTGTCGGTGGTGAACGCGCTGTCGGACTGGCTCGACCTGACCATCTGGCGCAACGGCCGGGAGCATTTCATGCGCTTCCGCCGCGGCGAGCCGGAAAACGGCCAGGACCTCGCAGAGCGGGGCGACGCAGGCGGCAAGAAGGGCACCCAAGTGCGCTTCATGCCCAGCGAGGAGACCTTCTCCGACATCAATTTCGACCGGCACCGCCTGCAGCACCGGCTGCGCGAGCTGGCCTTCCTCAATTCCGGCGTGAAGATCGTGCTGCGCGACGAGCGCGAGGCCGAGCCCGTCGAGGAGGTGATGGAGTACGAGGGGGGCGTGGCCGCCTTCGTCAAGCATCTCGACCGCACGCGCAGCGCGCTCTTCCCCGAGCCGGTGCTGATCGCCGGCGAGCGCGAGGGCGTCACCGTGGAAGCCGCGCTGCAGTGGAACGACGGCTATCATGAAAGCGTGCTGTGCTTCACCAACAACATCCCCCAGCGCGACGGCGGCACGCACCTGGCCGGTTTCCGCGGCGCGCTGACCCGGGTGATCAACCAGTACGCGGCCACCTCCGGCGTCGCGGCGAAAGCCAAGGTCGCCATCACCGGCGACGATGCGCGCGAAGGGCTGACCTGCGTTCTTTCGGTGAAGGTGCCCGATCCGAAATTCTCCTCCCAGACCAAGGACAAGCTGGTCAGCTCGGAGGTGCGCCCGGCGGTGGAAAGCGCGGTCTACGACACGCTGTCTGAGTGGTTCGAGGAGCATCCCGCCGAAGCCAAGGCGATCGTTTCCAAGATCGTCGAGGCCGCCGCCGCCCGCGAGGCCGCGCGCAAGGCGCGCGAGCTGACCCGGCGCAAGTCCGCGCTCGACATCACGTCGCTGCCCGGCAAGCTCGCCGACTGTCAGGAGAAGGACCCGGCCAAGTCCGAGCTCTTCATCGTGGAGGGCGATTCCGCCGGCGGCTCCGCCAAGCAGGGCCGCAACCGCGAGAACCAGGCCGTCCTGCCGCTGCGCGGCAAGATCCTGAACGTCGAGCGCGCGCGCTTCGACAAGATGCTGGGCTCCGATCAGGTCGGCACGCTGATCACCGCGCTGGGCGCGGGGATCGGGCGCGATCAGATCGATTACGACAAGCTGCGCTACCACAAGGTCGTGATCATGACCGACGCCGACGTGGACGGCGCGCACATCAGAACCCTTCTTCTGACCTTCTTCTACCGGCAGATGCCCGAGCTGATCGAGCGCGGCCATCTCTACATCGCCCAGCCGCCTCTGTTCAAAGTCACCCGCGGCAAGTCCGAGCGCTACCTCACCGACCAGACCGAGATGGACAATTTCCTCATCGAGGAAGGCGCCAGCGAAGCGAGCCTGGAGCTCGATTCAGGCGAGGTCGTCTCCGGTCAGGACCTGGCCGAGCGCGTGAAATCGGCGCGCAGCGTGGTACTCAGCCTGCAACGGCTCGCCGCCCGCGCCCCGGTCTTCGCGCTTGAGGCCGCCGCGCTGTCGGGCGCGCTTCACCCCGACGCCACGCAGGACCAGGTCGACGACGCCGCCGCCCGCCTCGCCCGCGCCGCGGACGAGGGCGAAGACGGCTGGGTGGGCCAGCTTACGCCGGAAGGCGACATCGTGTTCAAGCGCGAAGTGCGCGGGGTCACCGAAACCGTGGTGCTCGACGACACGGTTCTGGCCAGCCCCGACGCCAAGCGCCTGTCAGAACGCGCCCGCGCGATCGCCGGCGACTATACCGGCCCGGCCAGTTTCAACGGCCGCGACGGCGCGGTGATCGTGCACACCCCGGCCGATCTGGTCGGCGCGGTCCAGCGCTCCGGCGCGAAGGGTCTGAAGATCCAGCGCTATAAGGGCCTCGGGGAAATGAACCCCGACCAGCTGTGGGAAACCACGCTCGACCCCGAAGCGCGCACCCTTCTGAAGGTCTCGGTCTCAGAAGCCGACACCGCCGACGAGCTGTTCTCCAAGCTCATGGGCGACGTCGTCGAACCCCGCCGCGACTTCATCCAGGAATTCGCCCTCGAGGCGGAGGTGGATGTTTGA
- a CDS encoding SH3 domain-containing protein — protein MVSFVRLLLALCLLAVTAPAQAQTQCDTFSGLPVPRFVSLRFDEVVGRSGPSDQHPKAWVYRRAGLPVQVLQETPDWRKVRDPGGEEVWMHRRLLSGRRAVWALDATDLHARPDPESGLVAVIEPQAVLWMERCRPGWCRLEADGRRGWARADAFWGVEPADTAPPGALEAGAGACYRSDPQRVDTAAAG, from the coding sequence ATGGTCAGTTTCGTCCGCCTCCTCCTCGCGCTTTGCCTGCTCGCCGTGACCGCGCCGGCGCAGGCGCAGACCCAGTGCGACACCTTCTCCGGCCTGCCGGTGCCGCGATTCGTTTCGCTGCGATTCGACGAGGTGGTGGGCCGGTCGGGCCCGTCCGACCAGCACCCGAAAGCCTGGGTCTATCGCCGCGCAGGGCTTCCCGTGCAGGTGCTGCAGGAGACCCCGGACTGGCGCAAGGTGCGCGATCCCGGCGGCGAAGAAGTGTGGATGCACCGCCGGCTGCTGTCGGGCCGGCGCGCGGTCTGGGCGCTGGACGCGACCGATCTGCACGCGCGGCCCGATCCCGAATCGGGCCTTGTCGCCGTGATCGAGCCTCAGGCCGTGCTCTGGATGGAACGCTGCCGGCCCGGCTGGTGCCGGCTGGAGGCCGACGGCCGGCGCGGCTGGGCGCGGGCGGACGCGTTCTGGGGCGTGGAGCCGGCCGACACCGCGCCGCCGGGCGCGCTTGAGGCGGGGGCGGGGGCGTGCTACCGCTCCGATCCGCAGCGGGTCGACACGGCCGCTGCCGGATAG
- a CDS encoding LysE family translocator, protein MTLASLAAFAGAIFVLFFTPGPGNVAMVARTLDAGPVHGFVYGAGIITGDIFWLTVAVFGLAAAADAAQDYVAWFWVVKLAGGAILFWFAWGAFQSFRHPGPGAGVVAERARLSRRGLAATYAAGVAMPLTNPKPIVFYLSLLPAFFDLSAVTAANYAAMIAIMLAMYAITASVHVGLAHRARHWLAAKGVKRWADLITAGVLAGVAILLLVR, encoded by the coding sequence ATGACCCTCGCCTCGCTCGCCGCCTTCGCCGGCGCCATCTTCGTCCTGTTCTTCACGCCCGGCCCCGGCAACGTGGCCATGGTCGCGCGTACGCTCGACGCGGGGCCGGTGCACGGCTTCGTCTACGGGGCGGGGATCATCACCGGTGACATTTTCTGGCTGACGGTCGCGGTGTTCGGCCTCGCCGCAGCCGCCGACGCCGCGCAGGACTACGTCGCTTGGTTCTGGGTGGTGAAGCTCGCCGGCGGGGCGATCCTTTTCTGGTTCGCATGGGGCGCGTTTCAGAGCTTCCGCCATCCAGGGCCGGGCGCTGGCGTGGTTGCGGAGCGCGCGCGCCTGTCGAGGCGCGGGCTTGCAGCGACCTATGCGGCGGGCGTCGCCATGCCGCTGACCAATCCCAAGCCCATCGTATTCTATCTGTCGCTGCTGCCGGCCTTCTTTGATCTCAGCGCGGTCACGGCGGCGAACTATGCGGCGATGATCGCGATCATGCTGGCGATGTACGCGATCACCGCGAGCGTGCATGTGGGCCTGGCCCACCGCGCCCGGCACTGGCTCGCGGCGAAGGGCGTCAAGCGATGGGCGGACCTGATCACGGCCGGCGTGCTCGCAGGCGTCGCGATCCTACTGCTCGTTCGATAG
- a CDS encoding GNAT family N-acetyltransferase has translation MDERVSDDRLEVRTGRLRLVAIDAELARLQIADRDAFFDAVGAQSEAVWPPVPEDAPRLAEKLDILQKNPDERGWRGWVFLMGWTPGGLDRAVGTGGFFGPPDETGAIEIGYAMAASFREQGLATEAVSGLLDWAFSHANVKRVTAWTEPHLTASRRVLEKTGFTETGESPGPDGRPRVGYERLRED, from the coding sequence ATGGACGAGCGCGTGAGTGACGACCGGTTGGAAGTCCGCACCGGACGGCTGCGGCTCGTCGCGATCGACGCCGAGCTGGCCCGGCTTCAGATCGCGGACCGCGACGCCTTTTTCGACGCTGTCGGCGCGCAGAGCGAGGCGGTCTGGCCGCCCGTGCCCGAAGACGCGCCCAGGCTCGCCGAGAAGCTGGACATCCTCCAGAAGAACCCCGATGAGCGCGGCTGGCGCGGCTGGGTGTTTCTGATGGGCTGGACGCCGGGCGGGCTCGACCGGGCGGTGGGCACGGGCGGGTTTTTCGGCCCGCCCGACGAGACCGGCGCGATCGAGATCGGCTACGCCATGGCGGCGAGCTTCCGCGAGCAGGGCCTCGCCACAGAGGCGGTGAGCGGGCTTCTGGACTGGGCGTTCTCCCACGCGAACGTCAAGCGCGTCACCGCCTGGACCGAGCCGCATCTGACCGCCTCGCGCCGGGTGCTGGAAAAGACCGGCTTCACCGAAACCGGCGAAAGCCCCGGCCCGGACGGCCGCCCGCGCGTGGGCTACGAGCGCCTGCGCGAAGACTGA
- a CDS encoding PIN domain-containing protein, translating into MPVFADANVLAGAVRRQVFLAFAAAGLIHPRWSRAVLMEAGHAHAKIVEKKPGRDGAGEAALLLTELEAGFPEADVPETLWSHVRVEGKLPDRGDEHVIKAAAAGGARYIVTENLRDFPAAVLAPLGLAAVGSDALFSDRLAAAPEAGAAALIALRARLGLDEDAFRDALLRSRLKRLAGRVG; encoded by the coding sequence ATACCCGTCTTTGCAGACGCCAACGTGCTCGCCGGCGCGGTCCGGCGGCAGGTGTTTCTCGCGTTCGCGGCGGCCGGCCTGATCCATCCGCGCTGGTCTCGCGCGGTGCTGATGGAGGCGGGTCACGCCCACGCCAAGATCGTCGAAAAAAAGCCCGGCCGGGACGGGGCGGGCGAAGCCGCGCTGCTGCTCACCGAGCTTGAAGCCGGCTTCCCCGAGGCCGACGTGCCAGAGACGCTATGGTCTCATGTCCGCGTCGAGGGAAAGCTGCCCGACCGCGGCGACGAGCACGTGATCAAGGCCGCCGCCGCGGGCGGCGCGCGTTACATCGTCACCGAGAACCTCAGGGATTTCCCCGCCGCCGTCCTCGCCCCGCTGGGCCTCGCGGCGGTGGGCTCCGACGCCCTGTTCAGCGACCGCCTCGCCGCAGCCCCCGAGGCCGGCGCCGCGGCGCTCATCGCGCTCAGAGCGCGGCTGGGCCTGGACGAAGACGCCTTCCGCGACGCGCTGCTGCGGTCGAGACTGAAGCGGCTGGCGGGGCGTGTGGGGTAG
- a CDS encoding AAA family ATPase, with product MLAAAPAPTLTAQQQAVVDFAVEGGAHLFLTGRAGTGKTTVTRAILRRLGGRAAVLAPTGVAAMNAGGQTLHSFFRLPPRLITPGDIRRVRNARAIQALSTLVIDEISMVRSDLMQAVDFSLRLNRDSNEPFGGVRLVLVGDLAQLPPIARGEEAAFLEETYGGPFFFHAPSFRDAGFTMVELSKVHRQADPDFVEILNAVREGELTPDLSERLGERVTGRTGLEASATHVVLTATNEAAARINQARLDGLLGEPRGFSGKVEGEFDPRLFPTEDPLILKAGARVMTIRNDPGGRYVNGSIGEVVGFTPDGVKVLVNGETVTVEKVSWERMRYAADAKTGALKRETIGSYAQYPLRLAWAMTIHKSQGLTLDRVFLDVSRRLFAHGQAYVALSRARTFEGLELSHAVRPTDIITDPRLFEVRSFCDPAPAALDA from the coding sequence GTGCTCGCCGCCGCTCCCGCCCCTACGCTCACCGCCCAGCAGCAGGCCGTCGTCGACTTCGCAGTCGAGGGCGGCGCGCACCTGTTCCTGACCGGCCGGGCGGGCACGGGCAAGACGACCGTCACCCGCGCCATTCTGCGCCGGCTGGGCGGGCGTGCGGCCGTGCTCGCGCCCACCGGCGTTGCTGCGATGAATGCGGGCGGGCAGACGCTGCACAGCTTCTTCCGCCTGCCCCCGCGCCTGATCACGCCGGGCGACATCCGCCGGGTGCGCAATGCGCGCGCCATCCAGGCGCTCTCCACCCTTGTGATCGACGAGATCTCGATGGTCCGCTCCGATCTCATGCAGGCGGTGGATTTCTCCCTCAGGCTCAATCGCGACAGCAACGAACCCTTCGGCGGGGTGCGGCTGGTGCTCGTGGGCGACCTCGCCCAGCTGCCCCCGATCGCGCGCGGCGAGGAGGCGGCCTTCCTCGAGGAGACATACGGCGGGCCCTTCTTCTTCCATGCGCCGAGCTTTCGCGATGCAGGCTTCACCATGGTCGAGCTCTCCAAGGTGCACCGCCAGGCCGATCCCGATTTCGTCGAGATCCTCAACGCCGTCCGCGAGGGCGAGCTCACGCCCGACCTGTCCGAGCGGCTGGGCGAGCGGGTGACCGGGCGCACCGGGCTTGAAGCGTCGGCCACCCATGTCGTCCTGACCGCCACCAACGAGGCCGCCGCCCGCATCAACCAGGCTCGGCTCGACGGCCTTCTGGGCGAGCCGCGCGGGTTTTCCGGCAAGGTGGAGGGCGAGTTCGATCCGCGCCTCTTCCCCACCGAAGACCCGCTGATCCTCAAGGCCGGCGCGCGCGTGATGACCATCCGCAACGATCCGGGCGGGCGGTATGTGAACGGCTCGATCGGCGAGGTGGTCGGCTTCACCCCCGACGGGGTGAAGGTGCTCGTCAACGGCGAGACGGTGACAGTGGAAAAGGTCAGCTGGGAGCGCATGCGCTATGCGGCGGACGCGAAGACCGGCGCGCTCAAGCGCGAGACGATCGGCTCGTACGCGCAGTATCCGCTCAGGCTCGCCTGGGCGATGACGATCCATAAATCGCAAGGCCTGACGCTCGACCGGGTGTTTCTGGACGTCTCCCGCCGGCTGTTTGCGCACGGCCAGGCCTATGTGGCGCTATCGCGCGCGCGCACCTTCGAGGGGCTGGAGCTCAGCCATGCCGTGCGTCCGACCGACATCATCACCGATCCCCGCCTGTTCGAGGTCAGAAGCTTCTGCGATCCCGCCCCGGCGGCGCTGGACGCATGA
- a CDS encoding Crp/Fnr family transcriptional regulator, with amino-acid sequence MQLTDSDRHRLGALRTHVRRFGPKEVVTAEEARLNRVYWIESGWAVRYRRLHNGDRQIVNFMLPGDFFDLQGLVQASSDHTVSAVSELTVIETAATDFIEAINDRPAIFNALVWGAVVEESILREHIIQIGRQPALSRIAFLILELYRRQRMVGVAEEGRLDFPVGHGTLADAVGLSRVHVSRSLRALRDRGCVAADDRHLRILDLEALEAIAEYDDRYLHIQPIPAREGRLFPAPGPGPLSNEQ; translated from the coding sequence ATGCAGCTCACCGATTCCGACCGTCACCGGCTCGGCGCGCTGCGCACGCATGTGCGCCGCTTCGGCCCCAAGGAGGTGGTCACCGCCGAGGAGGCCCGCCTGAACCGGGTCTACTGGATCGAATCGGGCTGGGCCGTGCGGTATCGGCGGCTTCATAACGGCGACCGGCAGATCGTGAACTTCATGCTGCCGGGCGATTTCTTCGATCTTCAGGGCCTGGTTCAGGCGAGCTCGGACCACACGGTCAGCGCCGTCAGCGAGCTCACCGTGATCGAGACGGCCGCGACCGATTTCATCGAAGCGATCAACGACCGGCCGGCGATCTTCAATGCGCTGGTCTGGGGCGCGGTGGTCGAGGAATCGATCCTGCGCGAGCACATCATCCAGATCGGCCGTCAGCCCGCGCTCAGCCGCATCGCCTTCCTGATCCTCGAACTCTACCGCCGCCAGCGCATGGTCGGCGTCGCGGAGGAGGGGCGGCTGGATTTCCCCGTGGGTCACGGCACGCTCGCCGACGCGGTCGGCCTGTCGCGCGTGCACGTGTCCCGCTCCTTGCGTGCGCTCAGGGATCGCGGCTGCGTGGCGGCCGACGATCGGCACCTTCGAATCCTTGATCTGGAGGCGTTGGAGGCCATCGCCGAGTACGACGACCGCTATCTGCACATCCAGCCGATCCCGGCGCGCGAGGGCCGGCTGTTTCCCGCTCCCGGACCCGGCCCGCTATCGAACGAGCAGTAG
- the fabB gene encoding beta-ketoacyl-ACP synthase I → MRRVVVTGIGIVSAIGDSADEVAESLKAGRSGVIAAPDYAELGFKCQVHAKPSAVPSEHVDKRAWRFMGDGAGWAWMSMKEAIADAGLEDSDVSNERTGLIIGTGGPSVEAIVKAADTTREKGPKRIGPFAVPKAMASTGSATLATPFKIKGVNYSISSACATSVHCMGAAAEQIAWGKQDVMFAGGGEELHWALSNLFDAMGAMSSNYNETPEIASRAFDRNRDGFVIAGGAGVVVLEEYERAKARGATIWAEVLGYGATSDGEDMVAPNGEGAARCMRQALAPLKGRKIDYVNPHATSTPVGDVAEAGALREVFGEDIPPLSATKSMTGHSLGAAGVQEAIYSLLMMKHSFIAPSINIDDLDPEVAHLPIVRETRKAELNTVLSNSFGFGGTNGTIVLGRPE, encoded by the coding sequence ATGCGGCGCGTGGTCGTCACGGGTATCGGTATTGTTTCGGCGATCGGCGACAGTGCAGACGAGGTGGCCGAAAGCCTGAAGGCCGGCCGCAGCGGCGTGATCGCCGCGCCCGATTACGCCGAGCTGGGCTTCAAGTGCCAGGTGCACGCCAAACCCTCCGCCGTGCCCTCCGAGCACGTGGACAAGCGCGCCTGGCGCTTCATGGGCGACGGCGCGGGCTGGGCCTGGATGAGCATGAAAGAGGCGATCGCCGACGCGGGCCTCGAAGACTCCGACGTCTCCAACGAGCGCACCGGCCTGATCATCGGCACCGGCGGGCCGAGCGTGGAGGCGATCGTGAAGGCCGCCGACACCACCCGCGAGAAAGGCCCCAAGCGCATCGGCCCGTTCGCCGTGCCCAAGGCCATGGCCTCGACCGGCTCTGCGACGCTGGCCACGCCGTTCAAAATCAAGGGCGTGAACTATTCGATCAGCTCGGCCTGCGCGACGAGCGTGCACTGCATGGGCGCGGCCGCCGAACAGATCGCCTGGGGCAAGCAGGACGTGATGTTCGCCGGCGGCGGCGAGGAGCTGCACTGGGCGCTGTCGAACCTGTTCGACGCCATGGGCGCGATGAGCTCGAACTATAACGAAACCCCCGAAATCGCCTCCCGCGCCTTCGACAGGAACCGCGACGGCTTCGTCATCGCGGGCGGCGCGGGCGTTGTGGTGCTCGAAGAGTACGAGCGGGCGAAAGCACGCGGCGCGACCATCTGGGCCGAGGTGCTCGGCTATGGCGCGACCAGCGACGGCGAGGACATGGTGGCGCCCAACGGCGAAGGCGCGGCGCGCTGCATGCGCCAGGCGCTGGCGCCGCTGAAGGGCCGCAAGATCGATTATGTGAACCCGCACGCCACCTCCACCCCGGTCGGCGACGTCGCCGAAGCGGGCGCGCTGCGCGAGGTGTTCGGCGAGGACATTCCGCCGCTCTCGGCGACCAAGTCGATGACCGGTCACTCGCTGGGCGCGGCGGGCGTGCAGGAAGCGATCTATTCGCTTTTGATGATGAAGCACAGCTTCATCGCGCCCTCGATCAACATCGACGATCTCGACCCTGAGGTCGCCCATCTGCCGATCGTGCGCGAAACCCGGAAGGCCGAGCTGAACACCGTGCTCAGCAACAGCTTCGGCTTCGGCGGCACCAACGGCACGATCGTCCTGGGCCGGCCGGAGTAG
- the moeB gene encoding molybdopterin-synthase adenylyltransferase MoeB, producing the protein MAIDPERHARHILLKEIGGPGQQRLSRARVLIVGAGGLGAPAALYLAAAGIGAIRIADPDQVSLDNLQRQILYRTADIGRSKTEAAAQALTALDPAVTIEPRPIRADAESLPDLLEGCDLVLDGCDEFPTRFAVNAAAIAARVPLVSGAVGRWDGQVSVFAPHLGGPCYQCLVPAPPPDAERCAETGIVGALTGVIGSAMALEAIKLTARAGDALIGRILIFDGLAGAARTVRLARDRSCPACSAAG; encoded by the coding sequence ATGGCGATCGATCCCGAACGGCACGCCCGCCATATCCTTCTAAAGGAGATCGGCGGGCCGGGGCAGCAGCGCCTGTCGCGCGCCCGGGTGCTGATCGTCGGCGCGGGCGGGCTGGGCGCTCCGGCTGCGCTCTATCTCGCCGCGGCCGGGATCGGCGCGATCCGCATCGCCGATCCTGATCAGGTGAGCCTGGACAACCTGCAGCGCCAGATTCTCTACCGCACTGCAGATATCGGCCGGTCGAAGACCGAGGCGGCCGCGCAAGCGCTGACCGCGCTCGACCCGGCCGTCACGATCGAGCCCCGCCCGATCCGCGCGGACGCGGAAAGCCTGCCCGATCTTCTGGAGGGCTGCGATCTGGTGCTCGACGGCTGCGATGAGTTCCCGACGCGCTTCGCCGTAAACGCGGCCGCCATCGCGGCGCGGGTTCCGCTGGTCTCGGGCGCGGTGGGGCGCTGGGACGGCCAGGTCTCGGTCTTCGCGCCGCATCTGGGCGGGCCCTGCTACCAGTGCCTGGTGCCCGCCCCGCCCCCCGATGCCGAGCGCTGCGCGGAGACCGGAATCGTCGGCGCGCTGACCGGCGTGATCGGCTCGGCCATGGCGCTCGAAGCGATCAAGCTTACAGCGCGCGCGGGCGACGCGCTGATCGGACGGATTCTGATTTTCGACGGATTGGCGGGCGCGGCGCGAACGGTCAGGCTCGCTCGCGATCGGAGCTGTCCGGCCTGTTCGGCCGCCGGATGA